In Methanophagales archaeon, the sequence GCGTCGTTCTTCCGCTGTCTGATTTCGTGGACAAAATCAAGCAGTATTTAAAGCTTACGCTAAAGAACGAAGGAGGACGCTTCTCTATACCGATTTCTGAGGCTCCTCCGAAAAATCGGACAGTGCTACACCACAAAGTATTTAAATATGGGGAACATGCATATTACATGAGGTGATGTAGGAATGGAAGCGGAGATTTTGAAGGAAGGGCGTCTGAAGTGGAAGCGGCGGAAGCTTGCGAAGAGAGAGCGAGGAGGGCCTTCGCTTGTGCTCCCTCCGGAGCTGAAATCGTGGGGTGGCAAAACAGCGGAAATAGAGCTGCTTTCGGAGAAAGAAATCATCGTGCGTTTGGAGGAATAAGTGTGGGGGTAGAAAGGGTGAGAGATCATGTCATCATACGATATTGACTATATAAAAGATCTCTGCAGGCATGAGCGTGTAACACCACCACCATGCTTAGAATATCTCTGCGAGAACAAGCCGGAGAAAGCTGTTCTCTTCTTGAAGCGCGCCGGCATGCTAAGGAAGGGTCTTAAAAATGTTGCACGCGCACTCAATCTCGATCTTCAGAGATGTGGCGGTGATGACGACGAGAAGTGGATTATCAACACACAGCTAGATTTAGAAGCAGCTCTTTGCAGAGAAGTTCCTGAGGAGTTCTGCGACCCGACATGCCGATTTTACCCGTCACGGCGAGTTTTCGAGGTTCTTGAGAACGCCGAAATCAAAGCATACAAGGAGGAAGATGACGTCTTCTTTGATGTCTGGCTGAACGGAGAACATCTTACAATAAGACTATCGCAGTTTCAGAGAGGTTTGCAGACACTTCTTTGGATGGCTAATGAGCCCGTGTATTTTCTTACACTCCCACGAAAGACCACGAAGGAAATCATTAACGCCGCTCTCAAATATTTTCATAAGAAAGCGAAGAGGCTCTCTTCGGTGGAAGCGTATGAACGGGGAATTTCCTTGGAAGGTGAAGAACTTCTCGATTATGTCTTGGATTTTCTGTTCAACAGATTCTTCGAAGATGATGTTGTATACGAGGAAACAGACGAAAAACCATTCATTAAAGGTGATAAAATATACATTCCGCAGGAGATTCTCATAGATCACTTGGGTTCTACATCGAAAAAGAAGCTCACGAGAGCACTCACACGTTACGGGATCAAAGTGAAGCGAATTCAACGCAACCTCAACCGCTTCAGAGCTTACGAAATTCCAGTCAAGCTTTTCGAAGACCTGAAGATGCCGATTGAGAAAATCAGAGAGCACGCTCATAGGATAAAAGAAGAAAGAGAATCCGAACTACATGTGGATGCAACCGGTTCTGTTGATGAACTAATCGAACAATTACGCTCTGATCTTGGGGGTCGTAGCAGCAGCGGGGAACAAGGTGATGGGGAATGACTCTAATTGCTGTTTATGGCCCTCCTGGAACGGGTAAGACCGAATTTGCTCTCAAGATTTTAGCAGAGGTTTGTCACGAGGGTTACTCCTTCATCTACGAAACATACAGACGATGGATGACGCTTGATGCACGAGCAAGATTCGCAGACTTCTTTGACGACCCTGCTGAAGGCTCAAAACTCGCACGAAAGTTTATTGTGACGACACACGCATTATGCAAGCGTCTTTTAGGTGCCTCGATTCTTTCAGGGAAGAAGCTCGTTTCAGAGATAAAGAAAGTGATGCGTGATTGCAATATTTTCACAGACGATAATGCGATAAAAGAATTGCTTTCAGTTATCTCGTCGGATGTTATTCCTGATATATCTGAACTGAAAACACTTCCAGCGAAGATATACACGGCATATAGCTATTACGTGGACATGTTCTTTGACAGAGAGCTCTTTGAAGAACGACTACCGCTTGCAGAATACAGAATAAAACCGGCGAAAGTTTACGACTTCACGGAGAGATGGATTGAACATCTCGATAACATAGGAATGGCGGACTTCCCATATCTGCTCGTGAGGGGTCTTGATGTGGAACCTCCTTTGGTGGATGTATTCATAGCGGATGAGTTCCACGACAAGACGAAGCTTAAATTCGAGCTTTTCAAGAGACATTCCTCAAAGGCGGAGAAGCGCTACATACTCTTCGACCCTCAGCAGAGTATTTATGGCTACGCAGGCGCTGATCCAGCGCTTTCACTCAAGCTCTGGGAAGAAGCAGCGAAGAGGGTAGCGCTTACGCCATCATTTAGGCTGAGCGAAGAACAACGAGACTTCGCAGCTCAGAAGCTCGGAAAATCTCTTGATTTTGAGTGCGCAGGCTCAACGAAGGTTTTGAAAGTTTCGTGGTCGTACGATCTTCTCGGCGATGATACGCTTGTGCTTGCAAGAACTCGTGGCCTTCTCAACGACTTCATAGAAAACACACTGCTTGGAAAACCGATAGTATGGGATGGCTTCAGAGGCTGGGCTTCTCGAAAGGATTTCGTCGATACCCTTCTCAGATGCAGAACCTCGCAAAAATTATCTTACGATGAATTCCAGCTCCTCTTCAAGTATCTCAAGGCGAGCGCCTTCAACGGTAAAAAAGCTCAACTGAAACGAAGAATGGATGAAGCTCACA encodes:
- a CDS encoding ATP-binding domain-containing protein, yielding MTLIAVYGPPGTGKTEFALKILAEVCHEGYSFIYETYRRWMTLDARARFADFFDDPAEGSKLARKFIVTTHALCKRLLGASILSGKKLVSEIKKVMRDCNIFTDDNAIKELLSVISSDVIPDISELKTLPAKIYTAYSYYVDMFFDRELFEERLPLAEYRIKPAKVYDFTERWIEHLDNIGMADFPYLLVRGLDVEPPLVDVFIADEFHDKTKLKFELFKRHSSKAEKRYILFDPQQSIYGYAGADPALSLKLWEEAAKRVALTPSFRLSEEQRDFAAQKLGKSLDFECAGSTKVLKVSWSYDLLGDDTLVLARTRGLLNDFIENTLLGKPIVWDGFRGWASRKDFVDTLLRCRTSQKLSYDEFQLLFKYLKASAFNGKKAQLKRRMDEAHKMGRLSFNVESFLSREFLRALRKGNIDNFLDHRLMGEYAENLRSILQNNGYKHIHLRTIHGAKGATFANVIVLRGITSKIQRAMRFDDFQREEERRVWYVAVTRASRNLYYCDYPFTIHTFPEP